The Mytilus trossulus isolate FHL-02 chromosome 3, PNRI_Mtr1.1.1.hap1, whole genome shotgun sequence genome contains a region encoding:
- the LOC134710579 gene encoding uncharacterized protein LOC134710579, with translation MPLKLWNIVLIILLIRRVDNRAMMIEPPHRSSLWRYDKTVPVNTKDDMLNCGGYEVQWEQNGGMCGVCGQPFDGLIVNGAEYRTVRSYKQGAYVNVTVEVKSNLLGFFEFRLCPRNGSKETLTHDCFERNMLWIEESWSTRYYVGSQGGIYDLHVRLPADISCTNCVIQWKFSTGYRMGGINECQCMGCGRQETFYNCADIEIQSDTLFSDRAFISTETNIHKPLFLISDRNLTDSNIERFRQNLPVYNSPNAYEIRKGESSKPQPSYNDKLQQTKDIAKKVSNDDVSNVKEKHVHVNWIKPLWQTGSPHIKFQANMTYPLRITPSKKNVEKKKSFWEKKIEESSPSTTYNTVSISSKELTFWEKIAAKTTPKILIKPKPGNLLLTRFVPSQPDIYYFPGKSDSITYPLFSQPRQRSSTKKGECYSSSPNFRCKAKGRYSHTRGIDQWCLNNCRSNHCVKFMCECGCDDVVVVPKTKCHAVGAFEDIYGMDEWCSQICSKKSCPPNVCSVKDCRK, from the exons ATGCCTTTGAAATTATGGAATATAGTATTAATTATCTTATTAATTCGACGCGTTGACAATAGAGCAATGATGATTGAACCACCGCATCGGTCCAGTTTATGGAGATATGACAAGACAGTACCTGTTAACACAAAGGACGATATGCTCAACTGCGGGGGATACGAG GTACAATGGGAGCAGAATGGTGGAATGTGTGGCGTGTGTGGTCAACCTTTTGATGGCCTCATAGTGAATGGCGCAGAGTACAGGACTGTCAGGTCATATAAACAAGGAGCCTATGTAAATGTCACGGTTGAGGTGAAAAGTAATCTCCTTGGTTTTTTCGAATTTCGTCTTTGTCCTAGAAATGGTTCAAAAGAAACTTTAACCCACGATTGCTTCGAGCGAAACATGCTTTGGATTGAAGAGTCCTGGAGTACTCGCTACTATGTTGGGAGTCAAGGTGGAATTTATGATTTACACGTACGTCTACCAGCAGACATTTCCTGTACGAATTGTGTTATTCAGTGGAAGTTTAGCACAG GATATAGAATGGGAGGGATCAACGAATGTCAGTGTATGGGTTGTGGTAGACAGGAAACATTTTATAACTGTGCTGATATTGAAATACAGTCGGATACCTTATTCAGTGATAGAGCTTTCATTTCCACGGAAACTAATATACATAAAccattatttttaatatctgaTAGAAATCTCACCGATTCTAATATAGAACGCTTTCGGCAGAATTTGCCGGTTTACAATAGTCCCAATGCTTATGAAATCCGCAAAGGTGAGAGCTCTAAGCCACAACCTTCTTATAATGACAAATTGCAACAAACCAAAGACATTGCAAAGAAAGTTTCGAATGATGATGTATCTAATGTCAAGGAGAAACATGTACATGTGAATTGGATTAAACCTTTATGGCAGACGGGAAGTCCACACATCAAATTCCAAGCTAACATGACATATCCCCTTAGAATTACTCCAAGTAAAAAgaatgtagaaaagaaaaaatcattttgggagaaaaaaattgaagaatcgTCACCCTCGACAACTTACAATACAGTATCGATAAGTTCAAAAGAGTTAACTTTCTGGGAAAAAATCGCGGCCAAAACGACGCCAAAAATTTTGATCAAACCAAAGCCTGGAAATCTTCTTTTAACTAGATTTGTCCCTTCACAGCCAGATATTTACTATTTTCCGGGTAAAAGTGATTCGATAACGTATCCTTTATTTTCACAACCTCGTCAACGTTCATCTACAAAAAAGGGAGAATGTTACTCATCTTCGCCAAATTTCCGGTGCAAAGCAAAAGGTCGATATTCTCATACGCGAGGCATTGACCAATGGTGTCTAAACAACTGCAGGTCTAATCACTGTGTCAAGTTTATGTGTGAATGTGGATGTGATGATGTTGTTGTAGTCCCTAAAACAAAATGTCACGCCGTTGGTGCATTTGAAGATATTTATGGAATGGACGAATGGTGTTCTCAAATATGCTCCAAAAAATCGTGCCCTCCAAATGTATGTAGTGTGAAAGACTGTAGAAAATAG